The DNA segment AGGAGGTCGGCCCCGGTCATGATGCCGCCGCCGCCGAGGAGCGGCACGCCCGCGCCCCGCACCGCCTGCCAGGTCTCGTGCACCTTGAGCAGGGCGAGCGGCTTGATGGCAGGGCCCGAGAGGCCGCCGAAGTTGGCGCCGAGCACGGGCTGGCGGCTCTTGACGTCAATCGCCAGGGCGCGGAAGGTGTTCGACACGCTCAGCGCATCGGCCCCCGCCTCCACGCACGCGCGGGCGATGGGCGCGATGTCGGTGACGTTCGGCGTGAGTTTGGCGATGACCGGCTTGTCGGTCACGGCGCGCACGGCAGCGACCACGGCGGCGGCTCCCTCGGGGTCTATGCCGAAGAGCAGCCCGCCCTTCTTGACGTTGGGGCAGGAGATGTTCACCTCGATGGCCCGAACCACGGGCGAGGAACACAGGCGCCCGGCCGTGGCCGCGTAGTCGTCGGGCGTGTTGCCGGCCGCGTTGGCGATGACTACGGTGTCGGCCTCGGCCAGGCGCGGCAGGTAGTCGCGCACCACCACGTCCACGCCGGGGTTCTCGAGGCCGATCGAGTTGATGAGGCCGGCCCCGCCCGCGGCCTCCACCACGCGCGGGGTGGCATTGCCCAGGCGCGGCTCGCGGGTGGTGGACTTCAGGATGATGGCGCCCAGGAGCCTGGAGGAGAAGCCCTCGATCCTGTCGAGTTCCTCGCCCCAGCCGCACGTGCCCGAGGCGGCGACCAGAGGGTTCCGGAGCCGCAGGCCGGCGAAGTCCACGCCCAGGTCCGCGCTTCGCGACACTATGATGCCTCCTCGATGGAGCCCCGCGGGTGGGTGGGGCCTACTCGTTCCATGCGATCTCCTCGGCGTCCAGCACCGGCCCGTCTACGCACAGCTTCTTGTGGCCGAGCGAGCCGTCGGGCAGCACGACGCTCACCACGCACGAGTTGCACACGCCCATGCCGCAGGCCATGTGCTCCTCCATCGCCACCTGGCAAGGGACGCCGTGCTCGCGCGCCAGCTCGGCCACGCGGCGCAGCATGGCCCACGGGCCGCAGGCGTAGACGTGGGTGGTGGCGGCGGGCCTCTTGCGGAGGAACGCCGCCAGGAGGTCGGTCACGAAGCCGCCATAGACCTTGCCGCCGGTCTCGGCGGCCAGCGCCACCACGACGCCCAGGGCCTCGAGCTCGGCCGAGGTGAGGCACACGCCGGGCAGTTCGTCGAGGAACGAGGCCCCTTGTGCGGTCGCCGGCGTGGTCTGGACGGGCAGGGTTTCGACGCTCTGCGCGCCGATGAAGGCATAGGTCGGGTGGCCATGGCGGCGCAGCTCCCGGGCGAGGAGGCCCAGGCTCGCCCAGCCGCAGCCGCCGGCCACGAGAGCCGCCGCGGCGCCCGCAGGCGGCAGACGAAAGGCGTTGCCCAGCGGCCCGAGGAGCTTCACCATCGAGCCCTCCGGCAGCTCGGCGAGGCGGCGCGTGCCATCGCCCACCACCTTCACCAGCACCGCCAGGGCCTCCGCGCCGCCGGCAGCGCCCGCAGCAGCGTGCCGCCTGTAGATGCTGAACGGACGCCGCAGGAGAAAGGAGCGCGCCGGGCGCCACCCCTCCTCGCCGTCGAGGATGCGGTAGCCGTAGTCGGGCGAGGGCAGGAGCACGTTGACGAACTGCCCCGGCCGCGCGGCAGCGGCGATGCGCGGGGCGTGGAAGCTCACCTCAACCGTGTCGGCCGACACCTGGGTGCGAGCGACGATTGGGGCGGCCTCGTCGAAGACGCGCTCCGTTGCGAGAGCATGGCCCATGCGGCCCCCATGGCCTTCCACTGCCAATTGCCTGCTGGCTGCTGCCCAGTACCCGCTGGCCGCTGTCTTCAGCCGCTCAGCTTCGCGGCCTCGACGACGTTGCGCAGCAGCAGCGCGGTGGTCATCGGCCCCACGCCGCCGGGCACGGGCGTGATCCACCCGGCCACCTCCTTCGCGGCCTCGAAATCCACGTCGCCGCACGTCACCATGTCCGGCTTGCCCTTCGCGTTCAGCACGGGCTCGCCGTTCGCATCGAGGGCCTTGGGCAGGCGGTTGATCGCCACGTCAATCACCACGGCGCCGGGTTTGATCATGTCGGCCTTGATGAGCGCGCTGAGGTCGGGCAGCGGCGGCTTCTTGGCCTTCGAGGGGTCCTTCTGCCACTTCTTGAGACGCGCCGAGTAGCCGTTCCACACGCCTTGCGGCTTGCCGGTGGCGACGACCAGGATGTCGGCCTGGCGGGTGATCTCGGCGAGGTTGGGCGTGGCAATGTGGGCGCACGACACCGTGCAGAAGTGCGCCAGCAGCAGCAACACCACGGGCTTGCCGACGATCTCGCTGTGGCCCACCACCACGGCGTGCTTGCCGTAGAGGTCAATGCCGGTGGAGCGAATCAGCTCGACCGAGCCCACGGCGGTGCAGGGCGCGGGGGCGGGCATGTTCCAGGTGAGCGAGGACTTGAGCCACTCGTCGTAGTTGTCGGGCGTGCCGCGCCGAGCGAGCGCCGGCTGGCTGCACGCGAGCA comes from the Planctomycetota bacterium genome and includes:
- a CDS encoding dihydroorotate dehydrogenase codes for the protein MSRSADLGVDFAGLRLRNPLVAASGTCGWGEELDRIEGFSSRLLGAIILKSTTREPRLGNATPRVVEAAGGAGLINSIGLENPGVDVVVRDYLPRLAEADTVVIANAAGNTPDDYAATAGRLCSSPVVRAIEVNISCPNVKKGGLLFGIDPEGAAAVVAAVRAVTDKPVIAKLTPNVTDIAPIARACVEAGADALSVSNTFRALAIDVKSRQPVLGANFGGLSGPAIKPLALLKVHETWQAVRGAGVPLLGGGGIMTGADLLEFILAGASACFVGTLLLREAAACGRLLDDLAALLEGQGVPRIADLTGALTLHT
- a CDS encoding bifunctional 5,10-methylenetetrahydrofolate dehydrogenase/5,10-methenyltetrahydrofolate cyclohydrolase; this encodes MSATIIDGEAIAARLKERLAREVEHLKSIGKAPHLVALQANDNAGSRIYVASQKKSCEEIGIRYDVDEQPLTSTQAQLAQRIAELNAMKDVTGIIIQMPLPEGCDSRLLQEQISPTKDAEGMCPANLGRVVLACSQPALARRGTPDNYDEWLKSSLTWNMPAPAPCTAVGSVELIRSTGIDLYGKHAVVVGHSEIVGKPVVLLLLAHFCTVSCAHIATPNLAEITRQADILVVATGKPQGVWNGYSARLKKWQKDPSKAKKPPLPDLSALIKADMIKPGAVVIDVAINRLPKALDANGEPVLNAKGKPDMVTCGDVDFEAAKEVAGWITPVPGGVGPMTTALLLRNVVEAAKLSG